The following proteins come from a genomic window of Enterococcus gilvus ATCC BAA-350:
- a CDS encoding helix-turn-helix transcriptional regulator, whose product MEAANSHSQRMNDLFEQAVRSPIVLIEAGPGYGKSELLEAFLEKGIYNHAWLRLRRMDNHLFFNWKKLTQSLKKLMPNQSDVFSKLETPTTLGQIAELIELIEAASLETQRSVFVIDDYSILEEENVRFLYESLVESDFSNLCLVILSNQKSDLQSLCIRNNIDYFSIGETNLRLTEGETADLFHANALSLTTEQLAKLSERWQGWPLPLYMLAKSCRDSEELMQQSQDVLLQLFHTQFFQEYPLNQKRSLIQLALLDVIPPELFELYDEAVVAMLKKHPLITYDYKNDVYTLQTAYRDFLKARQTLIDQEETRSFYQKAAEVFLKRERDEEALTMFVESRQYDQVVALIWRMLTPFTEYSQAKFLYDHSEKIPKKYFEEHPRAELQNIGLLLSIGKVHESDNRLTTLIKRLESEDFEDKTVLGDAYHMLAQNDRLRGDESFLEHTRLASIYLPKGMKHWNKPVPVILKAPWARFPCYEEGVPDQIEHAKQVFRTLNSYITTILGGLDIHADVFCQAEIAYFQYDLKQAKILLLELLHAAESEQLYESMLLVRHFLMRTELLKGELSEAESQLTAVTRLIQEQELYQYNGFQARMASWLGLYLHSPDDVPTRVVKNDIEKGAKWELARNGFPQAKYLIQKNRYDEALALLNYLERYYSNYKGLWMDVMYAKTFRAITYLKMNEHDLAIADLEAVYHMTHRNKIITPLIEWEEDMRHLIHVAQEKAPEAFDPEWLRLVGAKATTLAKRVSKIRKQKVAEKNSLRLTPRRLEILKDLAEGLTSEEIAEKKELSIHTVHSHIKNIYNDLGVSNRIEAIRIAEQKRLL is encoded by the coding sequence GTGGAAGCAGCAAATAGCCACTCGCAAAGAATGAATGACTTATTCGAACAAGCGGTTAGATCCCCTATTGTTCTAATAGAAGCAGGTCCTGGATATGGAAAAAGTGAACTTTTGGAAGCTTTTTTGGAAAAAGGCATCTACAATCATGCTTGGCTTCGTTTACGGAGAATGGACAATCATTTGTTTTTTAATTGGAAGAAATTAACACAGTCTTTGAAGAAACTCATGCCCAATCAATCCGATGTGTTTTCTAAATTGGAAACCCCCACGACGCTGGGACAAATCGCAGAGTTAATCGAGTTGATCGAAGCTGCGTCTTTAGAGACGCAGCGAAGTGTCTTCGTGATTGATGACTACAGCATTTTAGAAGAGGAGAATGTCCGCTTTTTGTATGAGAGTCTGGTTGAGAGCGATTTTTCAAACCTTTGCCTGGTAATTCTCTCAAATCAAAAAAGCGACCTTCAAAGCCTTTGCATACGAAATAATATCGATTACTTTTCTATTGGTGAAACAAATCTGCGCCTGACAGAGGGAGAAACTGCGGATTTATTTCACGCAAACGCCCTTTCTTTAACAACAGAACAACTAGCAAAATTATCAGAGAGATGGCAAGGATGGCCGTTACCTTTGTATATGCTGGCAAAGAGCTGCCGCGATTCTGAAGAACTCATGCAACAAAGTCAGGATGTATTGCTACAGTTATTCCATACACAATTTTTCCAGGAGTATCCTCTTAACCAAAAAAGAAGTCTTATACAGTTGGCGTTACTGGATGTGATTCCCCCAGAATTGTTTGAGTTGTACGATGAAGCGGTCGTTGCCATGCTGAAGAAGCATCCACTCATTACCTATGATTATAAAAACGATGTTTACACTCTTCAAACCGCTTATAGAGACTTCTTAAAGGCCCGGCAAACTCTTATAGATCAAGAGGAAACACGTTCTTTTTATCAAAAAGCTGCAGAGGTTTTTTTGAAGCGAGAAAGAGACGAAGAGGCGCTGACGATGTTTGTCGAAAGCCGCCAATATGACCAAGTAGTCGCATTGATTTGGCGTATGCTGACACCTTTTACAGAGTATTCACAAGCAAAATTTCTCTATGATCACTCTGAGAAGATCCCCAAAAAGTATTTCGAGGAGCACCCGAGAGCAGAACTCCAAAACATTGGGTTGTTACTCTCTATTGGAAAAGTCCATGAGTCGGATAATCGGCTGACAACTTTGATAAAACGGCTTGAATCAGAGGATTTCGAAGATAAGACGGTCTTAGGCGATGCGTATCACATGTTGGCTCAAAACGATCGCTTGAGGGGAGACGAAAGTTTTTTAGAGCATACACGACTTGCCAGTATATACTTGCCGAAGGGCATGAAGCATTGGAATAAGCCGGTACCAGTCATTCTCAAAGCGCCTTGGGCTCGTTTCCCGTGCTATGAAGAGGGGGTTCCTGATCAAATAGAACACGCAAAGCAGGTGTTCCGCACACTCAATTCGTATATTACAACTATTTTAGGTGGATTAGACATCCATGCAGATGTTTTTTGTCAAGCTGAGATCGCCTATTTTCAGTATGACTTGAAACAAGCAAAGATACTTTTGCTGGAACTATTGCATGCGGCTGAAAGCGAACAGCTTTATGAATCGATGCTATTGGTCCGTCATTTCTTGATGCGAACGGAACTGCTAAAAGGAGAACTATCAGAAGCTGAATCGCAATTAACGGCAGTGACTCGATTGATTCAAGAGCAGGAACTGTACCAATACAACGGGTTTCAAGCGCGGATGGCTAGTTGGCTCGGCTTGTATCTCCACTCCCCAGATGATGTCCCCACGCGGGTGGTCAAAAATGACATAGAAAAAGGGGCGAAATGGGAATTGGCCAGAAATGGTTTCCCCCAAGCAAAATACCTCATTCAAAAGAACCGCTATGACGAAGCACTTGCGCTACTGAATTATCTTGAAAGGTACTACAGCAATTACAAGGGGCTTTGGATGGACGTGATGTATGCAAAAACATTTCGAGCGATCACGTATTTGAAAATGAATGAACACGATTTAGCCATTGCTGATTTAGAAGCGGTATACCACATGACTCACAGAAACAAAATTATCACACCGTTGATCGAGTGGGAAGAAGACATGCGTCATTTGATTCATGTCGCACAGGAAAAAGCCCCAGAGGCATTTGATCCTGAATGGTTGCGACTAGTTGGTGCAAAAGCGACCACCCTCGCCAAACGGGTATCAAAAATACGCAAGCAAAAAGTTGCCGAAAAAAATTCCTTGCGCTTAACCCCACGCAGGCTGGAGATTCTCAAAGATTTGGCAGAAGGCCTCACGTCAGAGGAGATTGCCGAAAAGAAGGAACTATCCATTCATACGGTCCATAGTCACATAAAAAATATCTATAATGACTTAGGTGTTTCGAATCGAATAGAGGCGATCCGAATTGCCGAACAAAAGAGATTACTGTAA